A genomic window from Candidatus Marinimicrobia bacterium CG08_land_8_20_14_0_20_45_22 includes:
- a CDS encoding iron-only hydrogenase system regulator, producing the protein MEKRHHSATITINDRNAAYSFVGEILHQYANEILLRVGYPMKEQNVAIIFLILEMTTDELGALTGKLGQIPSVKVKSTTLKI; encoded by the coding sequence ATGGAAAAAAGACATCACTCGGCAACCATCACAATCAATGACCGAAATGCGGCTTATTCATTCGTTGGAGAAATTCTTCATCAGTACGCGAATGAAATTCTTTTGCGCGTCGGCTATCCGATGAAAGAACAGAATGTTGCTATTATTTTTCTGATTCTTGAAATGACAACAGATGAACTTGGCGCGCTGACCGGTAAACTCGGACAAATTCCATCAGTAAAAGTAAAATCTACGACGTTGAAAATATGA
- a CDS encoding [FeFe] hydrogenase H-cluster radical SAM maturase HydG, protein MSSVSVKEWVKQVVKQDEIDKYLINGEDFINETEINSHLSKTVNPDKQKVRDILQKSLAIERLEPDETATLLNVTDEELWKEMYATGLEVKRKVYDNRIVFFAPLYCGNFCVNNCAYCGFRRDNTEEKRRILTMDEVQQEATVVINEGHKRMIVVYGEHPKTDVDYIAETIRTIYDVKVLVKNRYSSIRRVNVNAAPMSISDLRKLHEVGIGTYQVFQETYHKPTYKTVHPANTLKGNYRWRLYALHRAMDAGVDDVAVGALFGLYDWRFDVMGLLYHAIDLERQFGVGPHTISFPRLTPASGAELSTKSNHLVNNTDFKKLVTVLRLSVPYSGLIITAREEAEIKQDVLMVGCTQTDASTKIGIGGYTEALKALSLAQNASQIKEKQQFMLGDTRSLDEVIREIAEMGMITSFCTAGYRCGRTGDKIMGLLKGCVEGRFCKLNAVLTFREYLDDFASPSTKEIGEMIIQKEIDEIRQIPFYQKGNLLQTFLGLYDQVSSGERDVFI, encoded by the coding sequence ATGTCTTCAGTCAGTGTTAAAGAATGGGTCAAACAGGTCGTCAAGCAGGACGAGATCGACAAATATCTCATCAACGGCGAGGATTTTATCAATGAGACAGAGATCAATTCTCATCTGTCCAAAACTGTCAATCCCGATAAACAAAAAGTTCGAGACATTTTACAGAAATCACTTGCTATCGAAAGACTCGAACCTGACGAAACGGCGACGCTTCTGAATGTTACCGACGAAGAACTATGGAAAGAAATGTACGCGACCGGTTTGGAAGTGAAGCGGAAGGTTTACGACAACCGCATCGTTTTCTTCGCACCGCTCTATTGTGGAAATTTCTGCGTTAATAACTGTGCCTACTGTGGATTTCGTAGAGATAATACCGAAGAAAAACGCAGAATTCTGACAATGGATGAAGTCCAGCAAGAGGCGACTGTGGTCATCAATGAAGGTCACAAACGCATGATCGTCGTCTATGGCGAACATCCGAAAACCGACGTTGATTACATAGCAGAAACTATTAGAACTATTTATGATGTCAAAGTTCTGGTTAAAAATAGATATAGTTCGATTCGTCGCGTGAATGTCAATGCCGCTCCGATGTCAATCAGTGATCTTCGGAAATTACATGAAGTTGGAATTGGAACTTATCAGGTTTTTCAGGAAACTTATCACAAACCGACTTATAAAACAGTTCATCCGGCGAACACATTGAAAGGAAATTATCGCTGGCGGTTGTATGCGCTTCACAGGGCGATGGACGCCGGTGTTGACGATGTCGCCGTCGGCGCGTTGTTTGGACTTTACGATTGGCGGTTTGACGTGATGGGACTTCTGTATCACGCTATCGACCTCGAAAGACAATTCGGCGTTGGTCCGCATACAATTTCATTTCCCAGATTGACGCCCGCTTCCGGCGCAGAACTTAGCACAAAATCCAACCATCTTGTAAATAATACCGACTTTAAGAAACTTGTTACCGTTCTAAGATTATCGGTTCCATATTCCGGTCTCATTATTACCGCAAGGGAAGAGGCGGAGATCAAACAGGATGTTCTGATGGTTGGTTGTACGCAGACAGACGCATCAACAAAGATCGGCATCGGCGGTTATACCGAAGCGCTGAAAGCGCTTAGCCTGGCGCAAAATGCCTCGCAGATCAAAGAAAAACAGCAGTTCATGCTCGGCGATACGCGAAGCCTTGACGAAGTCATACGCGAAATTGCCGAAATGGGAATGATTACTTCTTTTTGCACAGCTGGTTATCGATGCGGTAGAACCGGCGACAAGATCATGGGGCTTCTCAAAGGTTGCGTCGAAGGTAGATTCTGCAAACTCAACGCCGTGCTGACATTTCGCGAATATCTGGACGATTTTGCTTCTCCATCTACAAAGGAGATCGGCGAAATGATCATCCAAAAAGAAATCGACGAAATTCGACAAATCCCGTTTTACCAAAAAGGAAATCTGCTTCAGACATTTCTCGGGCTTTATGATCAAGTCAGTTCCGGCGAACGGGATGTATTCATTTAA
- a CDS encoding response regulator — translation MPRAKKNAEELIKNLKPDIAILDLMMENLDGGFALAYHLKKKYPDVPIIICSAVANETGIEFDATSDEEKSWIKADYFLSKPIRFEQLRTEIERLLKKN, via the coding sequence CTGCCGAGAGCCAAAAAAAATGCCGAGGAATTGATTAAAAATTTGAAGCCAGACATTGCAATTCTGGATTTAATGATGGAGAATTTGGATGGTGGATTTGCTTTAGCATACCATTTGAAAAAGAAATACCCCGACGTACCTATCATCATTTGTTCTGCCGTCGCGAATGAAACCGGTATTGAATTCGACGCCACAAGTGACGAGGAAAAATCATGGATCAAAGCGGATTATTTTCTATCCAAACCGATCCGTTTTGAACAATTGCGCACAGAGATCGAACGTCTGTTGAAGAAGAATTAA
- the hydF gene encoding [FeFe] hydrogenase H-cluster maturation GTPase HydF — MITTPKGMRLHIGIFGRRNVGKSSLLNALTRQNVSIVSEIAGTTTDPVEKPMEMLPLGPVLFIDTAGIDDFGSLGEKRNKRTRKVFDRVDVAIIVSEPTGWNTFEEELLFEFSERRIPVIVVINKTDLVQPDASLLQRLKDKKITIVETVASDKIGILDLREALIRTAPDDFINAPSILGNIIKAGELIVLVIPIDKEAPKGRLILPEAQTIRDILDHDAFCIVVKEHQLKASLDSLKIKPALVVTDSQAFRQVADDTPNDVPLTSFSILFARYKGDFKELIEGTYAIGNLKSGDNVLIAESCSHHPITDDIGREKIPRWLNETVGGKLNFTIVQGHDYPENLKDYQLVIQCGSCMFNRREVLSRMMQCKRAGVPVTNYGLAIAYFIGILDRALAPFPEIQ, encoded by the coding sequence ATGATTACAACACCCAAAGGAATGAGGCTTCACATCGGTATTTTTGGGCGGCGGAACGTCGGAAAATCCTCTTTGCTCAATGCGCTGACCCGGCAAAACGTCTCTATCGTTTCAGAAATTGCCGGAACGACAACCGATCCGGTTGAAAAACCGATGGAAATGTTGCCGCTTGGTCCAGTGCTTTTCATCGACACAGCCGGAATTGACGACTTCGGCTCGCTTGGTGAAAAACGAAACAAACGCACCCGAAAAGTGTTCGACCGCGTCGATGTTGCAATTATTGTCAGCGAACCAACCGGCTGGAATACATTCGAAGAGGAACTTTTATTTGAATTTTCCGAACGGCGGATTCCGGTTATCGTCGTTATTAATAAAACCGATTTGGTTCAACCCGACGCGTCACTTCTTCAGCGATTAAAAGATAAAAAAATTACCATCGTCGAGACCGTGGCTTCCGACAAGATCGGAATTCTCGATCTCCGCGAGGCGCTGATCCGCACTGCACCGGACGATTTCATCAACGCGCCGTCAATTCTCGGCAACATTATCAAAGCCGGCGAATTGATCGTTCTGGTCATTCCCATCGACAAAGAAGCGCCGAAAGGTCGCTTGATCTTGCCGGAGGCTCAAACGATTCGTGACATTCTCGATCATGACGCCTTTTGCATTGTCGTTAAAGAGCATCAACTCAAAGCATCATTAGACTCGTTGAAAATCAAACCGGCATTGGTTGTGACCGATTCGCAGGCATTTCGTCAGGTGGCAGATGACACACCTAATGATGTTCCACTGACATCGTTTTCAATTCTTTTCGCGCGATATAAAGGCGATTTTAAGGAGTTGATTGAGGGAACCTATGCGATTGGAAACCTGAAATCGGGCGATAATGTCCTCATCGCCGAATCCTGCTCGCATCATCCGATTACCGACGACATCGGAAGAGAGAAAATTCCTCGTTGGTTGAATGAGACAGTCGGGGGCAAACTGAATTTCACAATTGTTCAGGGACACGACTATCCGGAGAATTTGAAAGACTATCAACTCGTTATCCAGTGCGGCAGTTGCATGTTCAATCGCAGGGAAGTACTATCGCGAATGATGCAATGCAAACGCGCAGGCGTCCCGGTCACGAATTACGGTCTGGCGATTGCCTATTTTATCGGTATCCTCGATCGTGCACTCGCGCCATTTCCGGAAATTCAGTAG
- a CDS encoding [FeFe] hydrogenase H-cluster radical SAM maturase HydE, protein MNLDRIKEPNFSQFETIKSFLLGENDGRLFSQSDEIRRKVFGDDVFIRGIVEFSNHCKQNCSYCGLRAPNKEITRYRLTREEILHCVKIGKEQGIQTIVLQSGEDPYFSDDWIAELISEIKLKYSIAITLSLGERNFKTYKLWKDAGADRYLLRIETFDREVYENARKGHRWNDRLKCVQMLHELGFETGSGFMVGLPGETVDSLANSILELTKLNLDMIGIGPFVAHPETPFKNQQNGNVLFSLRTLAIIRILNPLANIPSTSALESAQKGARLTGLKVGANVIMPSLTPERVKALYNIYPGKNAVQDETEYSLKAVREMIREAGLRWSDSVGVSPNWLNHNQIL, encoded by the coding sequence ATGAATTTAGACCGAATAAAAGAACCGAATTTTAGCCAATTTGAGACTATTAAATCATTTCTTTTGGGAGAAAATGATGGTAGGTTATTTTCTCAATCCGATGAAATTCGCCGGAAAGTTTTTGGCGACGACGTTTTCATTCGAGGCATCGTTGAATTTTCAAACCATTGTAAGCAAAATTGCTCTTACTGCGGTCTCCGAGCACCGAACAAAGAAATCACACGCTATCGATTAACACGCGAAGAAATCCTGCATTGTGTCAAGATCGGAAAAGAGCAGGGAATCCAAACAATTGTCCTACAAAGCGGGGAAGACCCCTATTTTTCCGACGATTGGATCGCCGAACTAATCTCTGAAATCAAATTAAAATATTCCATCGCTATTACGCTTTCGCTGGGTGAAAGAAACTTTAAAACATACAAATTATGGAAGGATGCTGGCGCCGACCGCTATTTGCTCCGAATCGAGACGTTCGACCGAGAAGTCTATGAAAACGCGCGAAAAGGACACCGGTGGAACGATCGGCTGAAATGCGTCCAAATGCTACATGAACTCGGCTTCGAAACTGGATCCGGCTTTATGGTTGGTTTACCCGGCGAAACGGTGGATTCGCTTGCCAATTCCATTTTGGAATTGACAAAACTGAATCTGGACATGATTGGTATCGGACCATTCGTTGCGCATCCTGAGACGCCGTTTAAAAACCAGCAAAATGGCAATGTTCTGTTTTCTCTGCGAACGCTTGCAATCATTCGAATATTAAATCCGCTGGCGAATATCCCATCAACAAGCGCTTTGGAATCCGCGCAGAAAGGCGCCCGATTGACTGGTTTGAAGGTCGGCGCGAACGTTATCATGCCGTCTTTAACGCCTGAAAGGGTGAAAGCATTATACAATATTTATCCCGGTAAAAACGCCGTTCAGGATGAGACGGAATATTCATTAAAAGCCGTGCGAGAAATGATCCGTGAAGCCGGTCTGCGCTGGTCGGATTCCGTTGGCGTGTCGCCCAATTGGTTGAATCATAATCAAATTTTATAA